One region of Aeromicrobium sp. Sec7.5 genomic DNA includes:
- a CDS encoding bifunctional proline dehydrogenase/L-glutamate gamma-semialdehyde dehydrogenase, which translates to MTDAQHLPARAVDLARSWVDSSPRRGRVDPSARRLAELLADADGLQFTIDFVDRVIRPEDHEVAAANLRRLARRPPGFLPWHQRSALRWGARVSRVAPGFVVRTATKVLRRLVGHLVVDARPEPLGATITRLTKGGHRLNLNLLGEAVLGEGEAARRRDAVVTLLGRSDVDYVSVKVSSVASRLSLWGFDATVERVVDHLRPIYAAAAASDEPKFVNLDMEEYRDLDLTIAVFTRALEAFPDLTAGIVLQAYLPDAHDAYERLHRWAYERRLRGGAPVKVRVVKGANLAMERVDAELHGWPLATWGSKVETDASYKRLLENALRADRVDAVRVGVAGQNLFDIAWAWLLAEERGVTEAIDVEMLLGMDAGPVRAVRETVGRILLYTPVVHPDEFDVAIAYLIRRLEENASSDNFLSSVFRLTDAATFTREADRFLASMDLVHRDAPASHRVQDRRQETFSTDVATFGNTPDTDPAVAGNRAWALEQLERSVYTTMGEGTIEEARIHGPAGLETLVRQTRSAARKWQERDVQVRSWLLHQAGHALAHRRGDLVAVMAAEAGKTVAQADVEVSEAVDFAHYYAEALVRLDAVDGAKFEPSSLTVVTPPWNFPVAIPAGSVLAALAAGSAVIIKPAPQTPRSSAVVVEALWEAGIPRDVLRLVTVPEGPLSKALVAHSDVDRVILTGGWETARLFRSWRPDLQLHAETSGKNALVVTPSADLDLAVADLVQSAFGHAGQKCSAASLAILVGSVGESERFRRQLVDAVSSIHVGHPTDPSAEMGPLVEPPGEKLRAGLTELGQGETWLVEPRPLDDTGRLWSPGVRDGVQAGSEFHRTEYFGPVLGVMHAPDLATAIAWQNATDYGLTAGLHSLDPDEISTWVDSVEAGNLYVNRGTTGAIVQRQPFGGWKRSTVGPTTKAGGPNHLVRLGGWAPRPVRRVPDVELSDRVLQLLQMHGLTDLPREDLAWLDVAARSDELAWRREFGLTKDVSRLAAERNLLRYRPVPVVARVEGSRRDVLRLVLAAVRTGAPLVVSSDVRMTVTGAEIHVEDHDAWLERLDRTRPARVRLVSSSRVEAARLVEGDPDVAFIEGPVTQSGRVELLTFLHEQSISITHHRFGNPVPSLAGLLPRGPRA; encoded by the coding sequence ATGACCGACGCCCAGCACCTGCCCGCGCGCGCCGTTGACCTGGCGCGCTCCTGGGTCGACTCCTCGCCGCGCCGTGGCCGGGTCGATCCGTCAGCCCGACGCCTGGCCGAGCTCCTCGCCGACGCCGACGGCCTGCAGTTCACGATCGACTTCGTCGACCGGGTCATCCGCCCCGAGGACCACGAGGTCGCCGCCGCCAATCTGCGCCGCCTCGCCCGCCGCCCACCAGGCTTCCTTCCCTGGCACCAGCGCTCCGCCCTCCGTTGGGGTGCCCGCGTGTCACGCGTCGCTCCGGGCTTCGTCGTCCGCACGGCCACGAAGGTCCTGCGCCGACTCGTGGGTCACCTGGTCGTCGATGCGAGGCCCGAGCCGCTCGGCGCCACCATCACCCGACTCACCAAGGGGGGCCACCGGCTCAACCTGAACCTGCTCGGCGAGGCGGTGCTCGGCGAGGGCGAGGCCGCTCGGCGGCGCGACGCGGTCGTCACCCTGCTCGGCCGGTCCGACGTCGACTACGTCTCGGTCAAGGTGTCGTCGGTTGCCAGTCGCCTCTCGCTGTGGGGCTTCGACGCCACCGTCGAGCGCGTCGTCGACCACCTCCGGCCGATCTACGCGGCCGCCGCCGCCAGCGACGAGCCCAAGTTCGTCAACCTCGACATGGAGGAGTACCGCGACCTCGACCTCACGATCGCGGTCTTCACGCGCGCGCTCGAGGCGTTCCCCGACCTCACGGCCGGCATCGTGCTGCAGGCCTACCTGCCTGATGCGCACGATGCCTACGAGCGTCTGCACCGCTGGGCCTATGAGCGCCGCCTCCGGGGCGGGGCTCCCGTCAAGGTGCGCGTCGTCAAGGGTGCCAACCTCGCGATGGAGCGGGTCGACGCCGAGCTCCACGGATGGCCGCTGGCCACCTGGGGCTCGAAGGTCGAGACCGACGCGTCCTACAAGCGACTGCTCGAGAACGCCCTGCGCGCGGACCGCGTCGACGCCGTCCGCGTGGGCGTGGCCGGGCAGAACCTGTTCGACATCGCCTGGGCCTGGCTGCTGGCCGAGGAGCGCGGCGTCACCGAGGCGATCGACGTCGAGATGCTGCTCGGTATGGACGCGGGCCCCGTGCGGGCCGTCCGCGAGACCGTCGGTCGAATCCTGCTCTACACGCCGGTCGTGCACCCCGACGAGTTCGACGTCGCGATCGCCTACCTCATCCGGCGCCTCGAGGAGAACGCGAGCAGCGACAACTTCCTCTCCTCGGTGTTCCGCCTGACCGACGCCGCCACGTTCACGCGCGAGGCCGACCGCTTCCTCGCCTCGATGGACCTGGTGCACCGTGACGCTCCCGCCAGTCACCGGGTGCAGGACCGGCGCCAGGAGACCTTCTCGACCGACGTCGCGACGTTCGGCAACACCCCGGACACCGACCCGGCCGTCGCGGGCAACCGCGCCTGGGCGCTCGAGCAGCTCGAGCGCAGCGTGTACACGACGATGGGCGAGGGCACGATCGAGGAGGCGCGCATCCACGGGCCGGCCGGCCTGGAGACACTCGTGCGCCAGACGCGCTCGGCCGCTCGCAAGTGGCAGGAGCGCGACGTCCAGGTCCGCAGCTGGCTGCTGCACCAAGCGGGTCACGCACTGGCGCACCGCCGCGGCGACCTCGTGGCCGTCATGGCCGCCGAGGCCGGCAAGACGGTGGCCCAGGCCGACGTCGAGGTCAGCGAGGCGGTCGACTTCGCGCACTACTACGCCGAGGCACTGGTGCGCCTCGACGCCGTCGACGGCGCGAAGTTCGAGCCGTCGTCCCTCACGGTCGTGACCCCGCCCTGGAACTTCCCGGTCGCCATCCCGGCCGGCTCGGTGCTCGCCGCCCTGGCCGCCGGCAGCGCCGTCATCATCAAGCCCGCACCCCAGACGCCGCGAAGCTCGGCCGTCGTGGTCGAGGCCCTGTGGGAGGCCGGCATCCCACGCGACGTCCTGCGGCTCGTCACGGTGCCCGAGGGGCCGCTCAGCAAGGCTCTCGTCGCGCACTCCGACGTCGACCGCGTGATCCTCACGGGCGGGTGGGAGACCGCGCGCCTGTTCCGCTCGTGGCGCCCCGACCTGCAGCTGCACGCCGAGACGAGCGGCAAGAACGCCCTCGTGGTCACCCCGAGCGCCGACCTCGACCTCGCCGTCGCCGACCTGGTCCAGAGCGCCTTCGGGCACGCCGGTCAGAAGTGCTCCGCCGCCAGCCTGGCGATCCTCGTCGGGTCGGTCGGCGAGTCGGAGCGCTTCCGCCGCCAGCTCGTCGATGCCGTCAGCTCGATCCACGTCGGGCACCCCACCGACCCGTCGGCCGAGATGGGCCCGCTCGTGGAGCCCCCGGGCGAGAAGCTCCGGGCCGGGCTCACCGAGCTGGGTCAGGGCGAGACGTGGTTGGTCGAGCCCCGTCCGCTCGACGACACCGGGCGCCTGTGGTCGCCGGGCGTGCGCGACGGCGTCCAGGCCGGGAGCGAGTTCCACCGCACGGAGTACTTCGGCCCGGTCCTCGGCGTGATGCACGCGCCCGACCTCGCGACGGCGATCGCCTGGCAGAACGCCACCGACTACGGCCTCACCGCAGGCCTGCACTCGCTCGACCCCGACGAGATCTCGACGTGGGTCGATTCCGTCGAGGCCGGCAACCTCTACGTCAACCGCGGCACCACCGGCGCCATCGTGCAGCGCCAGCCGTTCGGCGGCTGGAAGCGATCGACGGTCGGTCCGACCACCAAGGCCGGCGGGCCCAACCACCTCGTGCGCCTGGGCGGGTGGGCACCGCGGCCGGTCCGCCGCGTCCCTGACGTCGAGCTCTCCGACCGCGTCCTGCAGCTCCTGCAGATGCACGGGCTGACCGACCTGCCCCGCGAGGACCTGGCCTGGCTCGACGTCGCGGCCCGGTCCGACGAGCTGGCCTGGCGTCGTGAGTTCGGCCTGACCAAGGACGTCTCGCGGCTGGCCGCCGAGCGCAACCTGCTGCGGTACCGACCCGTGCCGGTCGTGGCCCGGGTCGAGGGTTCCCGTCGCGACGTCCTGCGGCTCGTGCTGGCCGCCGTCCGCACCGGCGCGCCGCTCGTCGTCAGCAGCGACGTGCGCATGACCGTCACCGGGGCGGAGATCCACGTGGAGGACCACGACGCGTGGCTGGAGCGCCTCGACCGCACCCGGCCCGCGCGCGTACGGCTGGTCAGCTCCTCCCGCGTCGAGGCCGCGCGGCTCGTCGAGGGCGACCCGGACGTCGCATTCATCGAGGGGCCTGTGACCCAGTCCGGTCGCGTCGAGCTGCTGACGTTCCTGCACGAGCAGTCGATCTCGATCACCCACCACCGGTTCGGCAATCCCGTGCCCTCGCTGGCGGGACTGCTCCCGCGCGGACCCCGGGCGTGA
- the sepH gene encoding septation protein SepH: protein MRELGPDRLSDDGNGLVARDPASGEEFRVPIDDRLSRLVALAEQRRPSGQAARETTRPRETTMSNEPRMQSARTESARTESARTESARTESALSPREIQTRIRRGETVSEVADAAGVPATQIEGFATPVLAERAYMAEQARATPLRRKHVGGAPVALGELVDGCLAATGFVPDDAAWDAWRREDGRWAVIVTPRGEPAAHFVFDVKSRYVLPADDGAHGLVGDVAHPDESSDMALADAVRSGEVRADDERSGEEPVLPAAQVVAEDYAISAPVASLKEARDRRALEQMAQAGPASPGSDHPTDQLDFSDLEDEHAEEARASTAQPAPEESDHQSGPDAEPEPEAEAETSRPEDRRKHERRRVPSWDEIMFGGRDA, encoded by the coding sequence ATGCGTGAGCTCGGACCGGACCGCTTGAGTGACGACGGCAACGGCCTCGTCGCTCGGGACCCGGCCTCCGGCGAGGAGTTCCGCGTGCCGATCGACGACCGACTGAGCCGCTTGGTCGCCCTCGCCGAGCAGCGCCGTCCGTCGGGCCAGGCCGCCCGCGAGACCACCAGGCCCAGGGAGACCACGATGTCGAACGAACCCCGGATGCAGAGCGCCCGGACCGAGAGCGCCCGGACCGAGAGCGCCCGGACCGAGAGCGCCCGGACCGAGAGCGCACTGAGCCCGCGCGAGATCCAGACTCGCATCCGACGCGGCGAGACCGTGTCGGAGGTCGCCGATGCCGCGGGCGTCCCGGCCACACAGATCGAGGGCTTCGCGACTCCCGTCCTGGCCGAGCGGGCCTACATGGCCGAGCAGGCTCGCGCCACGCCGCTGCGTCGCAAGCACGTCGGCGGCGCGCCCGTCGCGCTGGGCGAGCTGGTCGACGGCTGTCTGGCCGCCACGGGCTTCGTGCCCGACGACGCCGCCTGGGACGCCTGGCGCCGCGAGGACGGCCGTTGGGCGGTCATCGTCACGCCGCGCGGCGAGCCGGCGGCGCACTTCGTGTTCGACGTCAAGAGCCGCTACGTGCTTCCCGCCGACGATGGCGCCCACGGCCTCGTCGGTGACGTCGCCCACCCCGACGAGTCCTCCGACATGGCCCTGGCCGATGCGGTGCGCTCGGGCGAGGTGCGTGCGGACGACGAGCGCTCGGGCGAGGAGCCCGTCCTTCCGGCGGCGCAGGTCGTGGCCGAGGACTACGCGATCAGCGCTCCCGTCGCCTCCCTGAAGGAGGCGCGCGATCGTCGCGCCCTGGAGCAGATGGCCCAGGCCGGCCCCGCCTCACCGGGGTCCGACCACCCCACCGACCAGCTCGACTTCAGCGACCTCGAGGACGAGCACGCCGAGGAGGCCCGCGCCTCGACGGCTCAGCCCGCACCGGAGGAGTCCGACCACCAGTCCGGGCCCGACGCGGAGCCGGAGCCCGAGGCCGAGGCCGAGACCTCCCGGCCCGAGGACCGTCGCAAGCACGAGCGGCGTCGGGTCCCGAGCTGGGACGAGATCATGTTCGGCGGACGCGACGCCTGA
- a CDS encoding thymidine kinase — MADLTYYSGTMDSGKSTLALQVDHNHRARARHGRVFTSRDRAGAGVISSRLGLSVEAIEVDAAFDFWGYVVHELTHAQRIDYIVADEAQFYTTHQIDTLARIADELDIDVFCFGILTDFRTRLFEGSARLVELADRVMTLQVETLCWCGSRATHNARTENGIMVTEGDVIVVGDVDDPDRPAPQVGYEVLCRRHHRRRMTAAAAQAAAMSPDVLPFD, encoded by the coding sequence ATGGCTGACCTGACGTACTACTCCGGCACGATGGACTCCGGCAAGAGCACGCTCGCGCTGCAGGTCGACCACAACCACCGGGCCCGGGCGCGGCACGGACGGGTCTTCACGTCCCGCGACCGGGCCGGTGCCGGGGTCATCTCGAGCCGCCTCGGGCTGTCGGTCGAGGCCATCGAGGTCGACGCCGCCTTCGACTTCTGGGGCTACGTGGTGCACGAGCTCACGCACGCCCAGCGGATCGACTACATCGTGGCCGACGAGGCGCAGTTCTACACGACCCACCAGATCGACACCCTGGCCCGCATCGCCGACGAGCTCGACATCGACGTGTTCTGCTTCGGCATCCTCACCGACTTCCGGACCCGTCTCTTCGAGGGCTCGGCCCGCCTGGTCGAGCTCGCGGACCGGGTCATGACCCTGCAGGTCGAGACCCTGTGCTGGTGCGGCTCGCGTGCCACGCACAACGCCCGGACCGAGAACGGGATCATGGTCACCGAGGGTGACGTCATCGTCGTGGGCGACGTCGACGACCCGGACCGTCCGGCGCCGCAGGTCGGCTACGAGGTGCTGTGCCGCCGGCACCACCGCCGGCGCATGACGGCCGCAGCCGCGCAGGCCGCAGCGATGTCGCCCGACGTCCTGCCCTTCGACTGA
- a CDS encoding alkaline phosphatase family protein: MSSPVSVRIHDLWPSVGAAMGVDGLVDVVGLPQARGYVLFLVDGLGEANLRANAEHAPFLTGLHSVPEVRSNIPSTTVTSLTSLGTGVTPGQHGVAGYTVRVPETGERLNSIAWDKPLDPRAWQSHPMVLERMARQGVAAAAVNEARFQGSGLTQCSQRDIPYHGVTSSWERHDVLLDLAEADGRPAVYAYESNLDHTGHKHGCTSPEWRDELRRIDTDLARLRADLPDDVRLLVTADHGMIDLPREGRFDVDEHPRLLDGVELIAGEARFRHVHTAEPEQVAARWRELLGDRAEVRLRAECEDWFGPLDPAVAGRFGDVVVAALGDFAVFSSREFAREMEMAGFHGSTSDAETRIPLLIG, encoded by the coding sequence TTGTCCAGCCCCGTGTCCGTCCGCATCCACGACCTGTGGCCGTCCGTGGGCGCAGCGATGGGGGTCGACGGACTCGTCGACGTCGTGGGCCTGCCGCAGGCGCGGGGGTACGTCCTCTTCCTGGTCGACGGGCTGGGGGAGGCCAACCTCCGCGCCAACGCCGAGCACGCGCCGTTCCTGACCGGGCTGCACTCCGTGCCCGAGGTCCGCAGCAACATCCCGTCCACGACCGTCACGAGCCTGACCTCGCTGGGCACCGGGGTCACTCCCGGGCAGCACGGCGTCGCGGGCTACACCGTGCGCGTGCCCGAGACGGGGGAGCGCCTCAACTCGATCGCCTGGGACAAGCCGCTCGACCCCCGTGCCTGGCAGTCCCACCCCATGGTGCTGGAACGCATGGCTCGCCAGGGCGTGGCCGCGGCCGCCGTCAACGAGGCACGGTTCCAGGGCTCCGGCCTCACGCAGTGCAGCCAGCGCGACATCCCGTACCACGGCGTGACCTCGAGCTGGGAGCGCCACGACGTCCTGCTCGACCTGGCGGAGGCCGACGGTCGGCCGGCGGTGTACGCCTACGAGTCCAACCTCGACCACACGGGCCACAAGCACGGGTGCACGTCCCCGGAGTGGCGTGACGAGCTGCGTCGGATCGACACCGACCTGGCCCGGCTGCGGGCCGATCTGCCGGACGACGTGCGACTGCTGGTCACGGCCGACCACGGCATGATCGACCTCCCGCGCGAGGGGCGGTTCGACGTCGACGAGCACCCACGCCTGCTCGACGGCGTCGAGCTCATCGCGGGCGAGGCGCGGTTCCGCCACGTGCACACCGCCGAGCCCGAGCAGGTCGCCGCCCGTTGGCGCGAGCTGCTGGGCGACCGCGCCGAGGTCCGGTTGCGCGCGGAGTGCGAGGACTGGTTCGGTCCGCTGGACCCGGCCGTTGCCGGCCGCTTCGGCGATGTCGTCGTCGCTGCCCTCGGCGACTTCGCCGTCTTCAGCTCGCGGGAGTTCGCCCGGGAGATGGAGATGGCGGGGTTCCACGGCTCCACGAGCGACGCCGAGACCCGGATCCCCCTGTTGATCGGATGA
- a CDS encoding DUF5998 family protein has translation MAHDRTGELYAAISRSGYYPDIVADGLRDALAGEEVWAFVAHHEPTFDRDEIRRHMTVLVLTDTRVVLLHTDEHPPDDLVPRPYTSTTSEAVGLDRIASVVVTRIVSTAGKLEEAVLTIGWGAVSRVDLEPARCDDPECEADHGYTGSVSSDDFSLRLASAGDGGQAVEELLDFARHLSSVTSRPSALGRG, from the coding sequence ATGGCCCACGACCGCACCGGCGAGCTGTACGCCGCGATCTCCCGCAGCGGTTACTACCCCGACATCGTCGCCGACGGGCTCCGTGACGCACTCGCGGGCGAGGAGGTCTGGGCGTTCGTCGCGCACCACGAGCCGACGTTCGACCGCGACGAGATCCGCCGCCACATGACGGTGCTCGTCCTCACCGACACCCGTGTCGTGCTGCTGCACACCGACGAGCACCCGCCCGACGACCTGGTGCCCCGGCCCTACACGTCCACGACGTCCGAGGCGGTCGGTCTCGACCGCATCGCGTCGGTCGTCGTGACTCGCATCGTGTCGACCGCGGGCAAGCTCGAGGAGGCGGTGCTGACGATCGGCTGGGGTGCGGTGTCGCGCGTCGACCTCGAGCCCGCGCGCTGCGACGACCCCGAGTGCGAGGCCGACCACGGCTACACCGGATCGGTCAGCAGCGACGACTTCTCCCTGCGCCTGGCCAGCGCCGGCGACGGCGGGCAGGCCGTCGAGGAGCTGCTCGACTTCGCCCGCCACCTCTCGTCGGTCACCTCACGCCCCTCGGCCCTCGGCCGCGGCTGA
- a CDS encoding bifunctional acetate--CoA ligase family protein/GNAT family N-acetyltransferase: MTEAPEVEDLHPVPEWEADVLLRDGRVAQLRPIVAADSDEFIAFYGRVSEESKYFRFFAPYPTLSARDVRRFTVVDHERRVAFVMTLHGQIIAVGRYDATSDDEAEVAFLVEDAHQGRGIGQLLLEHLAQAGRERGLERFHAEVLPSNARMLQVFREMGYSLTAELADGVQQLTFPLDNTDTAVGVMRAREQRAEAASIARIFDARSIAVIGASRRQDSIGQAMVRNLVLGDYSGAVYAVNSSAEAVSGLPAYASVQDIPDEVEIAIVAVPAESVTDVVLDCAAKGVHGLVVISAGFAEEGIEGRKRQRALLGLCRSYGLRLIGPNCLGVINTAPHRQLNASLSPAMPPQGRVGFFCQSGALGTAILETVSRRGLGLSTFVSAGNRADVSGNDLLQFWQEDDATEVVLLYLESIGNPRKFSRIARRVAATKPIVAVKSGRSTQGVPVGHTVRRSSAPQAAVDAMFRQAGVIQVDTLDEMFDVAQVLAHQPLPRGNRVAIVGNSDAMALLVADAGSAAGLEVLKPVSLGASADAEDFEAAIESALANPHVDALVVVYIPPLNTSGEEVADVLAAIGEQSDKPIVSTFLGSEGVPELLRVPDVAGGSAGRGSVPSYSAPESAVRALARVVNYAEWASREHGDFAQFDDIRAGDARALIDQVLELAPRGAVLSTEQVHELLDCYGIDMWTWINVHDADQAVAAGEQLGWDVVLKAGSEHLRARPDLAHIWRSIHSADDMRRAWAEMSRWSGVRADTRFYVQRTVSDGVPLAFSASEDGLFGPLVSFGLSGAPSELLGDRTYGIPPLTDVDVSTMVTDLRAAPLLFGYRGSDPVDVPRIHDVLLRIAALKDDLPEVSELDLEPVVVRPDGITVLSARAKVVPTQDRRGEWYARRLNPAGALGDTLA, encoded by the coding sequence GTGACCGAAGCGCCCGAAGTGGAGGATCTCCACCCGGTCCCCGAGTGGGAGGCCGACGTCCTGCTGCGCGACGGGCGCGTGGCCCAGCTCCGGCCCATCGTCGCGGCCGACTCCGACGAGTTCATCGCGTTCTACGGCCGCGTCTCCGAGGAGTCCAAGTACTTCCGGTTCTTCGCGCCGTACCCGACCCTGTCGGCTCGCGACGTCCGCCGGTTCACCGTGGTCGACCACGAACGACGGGTCGCCTTCGTCATGACCCTGCACGGCCAGATCATCGCGGTGGGTCGCTACGACGCCACGAGCGACGACGAGGCCGAGGTCGCGTTCCTGGTCGAGGACGCGCACCAGGGTCGCGGGATCGGCCAGCTCCTGCTCGAGCACCTGGCCCAGGCCGGTCGCGAGCGCGGGCTGGAGCGGTTCCACGCCGAGGTCCTGCCGAGCAACGCCCGGATGCTGCAGGTCTTCCGTGAGATGGGCTACTCGCTCACGGCCGAGCTCGCCGACGGGGTGCAGCAGCTGACCTTCCCGCTGGACAACACCGACACGGCGGTCGGCGTCATGCGGGCCCGCGAGCAGCGTGCCGAGGCCGCCTCGATCGCCCGCATCTTCGACGCGCGCAGCATCGCGGTCATCGGCGCCAGCCGTCGCCAGGACTCGATCGGCCAGGCCATGGTGCGCAACCTCGTGCTGGGCGACTACTCCGGCGCGGTCTACGCCGTCAACAGCAGCGCCGAGGCCGTGTCGGGCCTGCCGGCGTACGCCTCAGTCCAGGACATCCCCGACGAGGTCGAGATCGCGATCGTGGCCGTGCCGGCCGAGTCCGTCACCGACGTCGTGCTCGACTGCGCCGCCAAGGGGGTGCACGGGCTGGTCGTGATCTCCGCGGGCTTCGCCGAGGAAGGCATCGAGGGACGCAAGCGCCAGCGCGCCCTGCTCGGCCTGTGCCGCTCCTACGGGTTGCGCCTGATCGGACCCAACTGCCTCGGCGTCATCAATACCGCGCCGCACCGTCAGCTCAACGCCTCACTCTCGCCGGCCATGCCGCCGCAGGGGCGCGTCGGCTTCTTCTGCCAGTCCGGAGCCCTCGGCACCGCGATCCTCGAGACCGTGTCGCGCCGCGGCCTCGGCCTCTCGACGTTCGTCTCCGCGGGCAACCGCGCCGACGTCTCGGGCAACGACCTGCTGCAGTTCTGGCAGGAGGACGACGCGACCGAGGTCGTGCTGCTCTACCTGGAGTCGATCGGCAACCCGCGCAAGTTCTCGCGCATCGCCCGTCGCGTGGCGGCCACCAAGCCGATCGTCGCCGTGAAGTCCGGTCGATCCACCCAGGGTGTGCCGGTCGGGCACACCGTCCGTCGCAGCTCCGCGCCGCAGGCCGCCGTCGACGCGATGTTCCGTCAGGCCGGCGTCATCCAGGTCGACACGCTCGACGAGATGTTCGACGTCGCGCAGGTCCTGGCGCACCAGCCGCTGCCGCGCGGCAACCGGGTCGCGATCGTGGGCAACTCCGACGCCATGGCCCTGCTCGTGGCCGACGCGGGCAGTGCCGCCGGCCTGGAGGTGCTCAAGCCCGTCTCGCTGGGCGCGTCCGCCGACGCCGAGGACTTCGAGGCCGCGATCGAGAGCGCGCTGGCCAATCCGCACGTCGACGCCCTCGTCGTGGTCTACATCCCGCCGCTCAACACCAGCGGCGAGGAGGTCGCCGACGTCCTGGCGGCGATCGGCGAGCAGTCGGACAAGCCCATCGTGTCGACCTTCCTCGGCAGCGAGGGCGTGCCCGAGCTGCTGCGCGTCCCGGACGTCGCCGGAGGCTCGGCGGGCCGTGGCTCGGTGCCGTCGTACTCGGCGCCGGAGTCCGCGGTCCGCGCGCTGGCGCGCGTCGTCAACTACGCCGAGTGGGCCTCACGCGAGCATGGTGACTTCGCCCAGTTCGACGACATCCGCGCCGGCGACGCGCGTGCCCTGATCGACCAGGTGCTCGAGCTCGCGCCGCGGGGCGCCGTGCTGTCGACCGAGCAGGTGCACGAGCTGCTCGACTGCTACGGCATCGACATGTGGACCTGGATCAACGTGCACGACGCCGATCAGGCCGTCGCCGCCGGCGAGCAGCTCGGGTGGGACGTCGTCCTGAAGGCGGGCAGCGAGCACCTGCGTGCCCGCCCCGACCTGGCGCACATCTGGCGCTCGATCCACTCCGCCGACGACATGCGGCGGGCCTGGGCCGAGATGTCGCGCTGGTCGGGCGTCCGCGCCGACACCCGCTTCTACGTGCAGCGCACGGTCTCCGACGGTGTCCCGCTGGCCTTCAGCGCCTCCGAGGACGGACTGTTCGGTCCGCTCGTGTCGTTCGGCCTGTCCGGTGCCCCCAGCGAGCTGCTGGGCGACCGCACCTACGGGATCCCGCCGCTGACCGACGTCGACGTCTCGACCATGGTCACCGACCTGCGGGCCGCGCCCCTGCTGTTCGGCTACCGCGGCTCCGATCCGGTCGACGTGCCCCGGATCCACGACGTCCTGCTGCGCATCGCCGCGCTCAAGGACGACCTCCCCGAGGTGTCCGAGCTCGACCTCGAGCCCGTCGTCGTGCGCCCCGACGGCATCACGGTGCTGAGCGCCCGGGCCAAGGTCGTGCCCACGCAGGACCGCCGCGGCGAGTGGTACGCCCGTCGACTCAACCCGGCCGGTGCGCTGGGCGATACGCTGGCCTGA